In Blautia wexlerae DSM 19850, a single window of DNA contains:
- a CDS encoding transposon-encoded TnpW family protein, translated as MTDTQRNKRPARRPDCVTETRIGNTILVVSGFFKEGATDTAADKMMKVLEAEAAAGYLTCDKPD; from the coding sequence ATGACCGACACCCAGAGAAACAAACGCCCTGCCCGCCGCCCGGACTGCGTGACCGAAACGAGGATAGGCAACACAATCCTTGTGGTGTCTGGCTTTTTCAAGGAGGGGGCGACCGACACCGCCGCTGACAAGATGATGAAAGTGCTGGAAGCAGAAGCCGCCGCCGGATATTTGACCTGTGATAAGCCTGATTGA